In one Thermodesulforhabdus norvegica genomic region, the following are encoded:
- the hisB gene encoding imidazoleglycerol-phosphate dehydratase HisB, which produces MEGRSGSVKRRTKETEVEALVNLDGTGKVDVSTGIGFFDHMLTLMAVHGALDLKILARGDLHVDCHHTVEDVGLCLGEALDMALGNREQIRRYGYACIPMDEALAEVCVDLVKRPYLVYSRCSSLGHRVGEMETELIEEFLRALSSSGRITLHAHIRYGSNSHHMVEALFKALGRALYEATRPSTIYPGTPSSKGTM; this is translated from the coding sequence ATGGAAGGGCGGTCCGGTTCGGTAAAGAGGCGAACGAAAGAAACCGAAGTTGAAGCTCTGGTGAACCTTGACGGTACCGGAAAGGTAGATGTTTCGACGGGGATCGGTTTCTTCGATCACATGCTTACCTTGATGGCAGTTCACGGGGCACTAGATCTTAAGATTCTTGCCCGGGGAGACCTGCATGTAGATTGTCACCACACCGTGGAGGATGTGGGTCTGTGTCTCGGTGAAGCTCTGGATATGGCTCTGGGAAACCGGGAACAAATCCGTCGCTACGGGTACGCCTGCATACCCATGGACGAGGCTCTGGCCGAGGTTTGCGTAGATCTGGTAAAGCGGCCCTATCTGGTTTACTCGAGGTGCTCTTCACTGGGTCACAGGGTGGGTGAAATGGAGACAGAGCTTATAGAAGAGTTTCTCCGGGCACTTTCTTCAAGCGGCCGCATAACCCTCCATGCCCACATACGCTACGGCTCAAATTCACACCACATGGTTGAAGCCCTCTTTAAAGCCCTGGGAAGGGCACTGTATGAAGCCACACGGCCTTCCACGATTTACCCCGGCACACCGTCATCGAAAGGAACAATGTGA
- a CDS encoding sulfite exporter TauE/SafE family protein, giving the protein MNVRAFTSKWKGLWAYLLSFSVFLSAHPVTAFAAARVVEGNQGGKPWWFWVIVLFIFCFILGIIAVLAGVGGGVLYVPLVSGFFPFHLDFVRGSGLLVALAGALAAGPGLLRRNLANLRLAIPVALIASTCAILGAFIGLALPRNIVQICLGGTIIFIAVLLATSKNVERPEVKKQDAIGLALGMSGAYWEESTREVVEWKTHRTLAGLILFIVIGVMAGMFGLGAGWANVPVLNLLMGVPLKVAVGTSKFLLSITDTSAAWVYLNQGCVIPLMAIPSIVGLMLGSFVGVRVLAVAKPKVIRYIVIVVLLFAGIKAFLKGFGIG; this is encoded by the coding sequence ATGAATGTAAGGGCTTTTACTTCAAAGTGGAAAGGCCTTTGGGCTTACCTTCTTTCGTTTTCAGTTTTCCTTTCGGCTCATCCTGTTACCGCCTTTGCGGCCGCGCGAGTAGTTGAAGGAAATCAGGGAGGAAAACCCTGGTGGTTCTGGGTCATTGTGCTCTTCATTTTCTGCTTTATTCTCGGGATTATTGCCGTCCTTGCCGGAGTGGGAGGAGGAGTGTTGTACGTACCTCTGGTGAGCGGATTCTTTCCCTTCCATCTTGATTTTGTAAGAGGCTCGGGACTGCTTGTTGCTCTGGCAGGTGCCCTTGCCGCAGGTCCCGGACTGCTCCGAAGAAACCTTGCCAATTTGCGCCTTGCAATACCCGTTGCCTTAATAGCATCCACCTGCGCCATACTGGGTGCCTTCATCGGACTGGCACTGCCCAGAAACATAGTGCAGATTTGCCTTGGAGGAACCATCATCTTCATAGCGGTTCTACTCGCAACATCGAAAAACGTAGAACGACCAGAGGTGAAAAAACAGGATGCTATCGGTCTGGCCCTTGGTATGTCCGGTGCTTATTGGGAAGAGTCCACAAGAGAGGTCGTTGAATGGAAGACCCATAGAACCCTTGCCGGGTTGATCCTTTTCATAGTCATCGGGGTAATGGCCGGTATGTTCGGCCTCGGTGCGGGATGGGCTAACGTTCCGGTCCTCAATCTGCTTATGGGTGTTCCTTTAAAGGTCGCAGTGGGCACGAGCAAATTCCTGCTGTCCATTACGGACACATCGGCAGCATGGGTTTACCTCAACCAGGGATGCGTCATACCTCTGATGGCAATCCCTTCCATAGTAGGCCTGATGCTGGGTTCCTTTGTCGGAGTCAGGGTCCTCGCCGTGGCCAAGCCCAAGGTAATACGTTACATAGTCATAGTTGTCCTTCTCTTTGCTGGGATTAAAGCATTTTTGAAGGGCTTTGGTATTGGTTAA
- the mutL gene encoding DNA mismatch repair endonuclease MutL gives MGKIRILPDVLCNKIAAGEVIERPAAVVKELVENSIDAGADNITVIIEGGGKKLVEVTDNGEGMDREDALLALERHATSKISSPDDLYRIGTLGFRGEALASIAAVSRLRMVTRSRGEELGTEVFVEGGTIREVNDTGCPVGCRVTVRDLFFNLPARKRFLKAETTERYHIVDFLQRIALAYPGIHFRLCQGSKIVFDYPKTGDLSRRVGQVLGWDIAEKLVYFSGERDGYRFQGFISPPELTFPSWKHLYLFVNGRSVRDSTLSRIIRDGFSGYIPADEYPAAVIFLEVPAELVDVNVHPTKREVRFREPSRINGLLGDEIRSALSRIDLARRSLPGKKFTSSSVYCAEQSLNTLLKPREVERDLKLEERITRWTDNPDFFARLQYLCQIDGTYLACRDEKGIVIIDVHAAHERILYNRLSRTSFPLMSQRLVRPILVELSAEETERLEDRCETLKVLGYDVDKLDMSAAMIRSVPAILPPCRHDAVVKDLIKTLDHGLGISELVDLFVKTVACHNAIRGAAYLREEEIKWLLTEMDREMEVLTCPHGRPTWIRLTRQEVDRLFKRT, from the coding sequence CCGCAGGCGAAGTGATAGAAAGGCCGGCTGCCGTTGTCAAGGAGCTTGTTGAGAACAGCATTGATGCCGGGGCGGATAACATAACCGTGATTATCGAAGGCGGCGGTAAGAAGCTCGTGGAGGTTACGGACAACGGGGAAGGAATGGACAGAGAGGATGCTCTGCTGGCCTTGGAAAGACACGCAACCAGCAAAATCAGCTCCCCGGACGACCTTTACAGAATAGGGACTCTGGGGTTTCGTGGTGAGGCGCTTGCGAGTATAGCTGCGGTCAGTCGTTTAAGGATGGTCACTCGTTCCAGAGGAGAAGAACTCGGTACCGAGGTTTTTGTGGAAGGCGGCACCATCCGGGAAGTAAACGATACGGGATGCCCCGTGGGCTGCAGGGTTACCGTCAGAGACCTTTTTTTTAACCTTCCTGCCAGGAAGAGATTTCTCAAGGCGGAGACCACGGAACGGTATCACATCGTCGATTTTCTACAGAGAATTGCCCTGGCGTACCCGGGAATCCATTTCCGCCTTTGTCAGGGATCAAAAATTGTGTTCGACTATCCAAAGACCGGCGATCTGTCCAGACGGGTAGGTCAGGTGCTGGGATGGGACATTGCAGAAAAACTGGTGTACTTCTCGGGTGAAAGAGATGGCTACAGGTTTCAGGGTTTTATAAGCCCTCCGGAGCTGACATTTCCTTCCTGGAAGCACCTTTACCTTTTCGTTAACGGTCGATCGGTTAGAGATTCCACGTTAAGCAGGATTATCCGGGACGGCTTTTCCGGCTACATACCCGCCGATGAATATCCCGCGGCCGTCATATTTCTGGAAGTTCCTGCCGAACTCGTGGACGTGAATGTGCATCCCACGAAAAGAGAAGTCCGGTTCAGAGAACCTTCCCGCATTAACGGACTCCTTGGCGATGAGATCAGATCGGCATTATCCAGAATCGATCTGGCCCGCCGCTCCCTTCCCGGAAAAAAATTTACCAGTTCTTCTGTTTACTGCGCGGAACAATCGTTAAATACCCTTTTAAAACCGAGGGAAGTGGAGAGGGACCTTAAATTAGAAGAAAGAATTACCCGGTGGACCGATAATCCGGACTTCTTTGCTCGTCTTCAGTACCTGTGTCAGATCGATGGAACCTATCTGGCCTGCCGCGATGAGAAAGGCATTGTGATAATCGACGTTCATGCCGCTCACGAGAGAATTCTCTACAACAGGTTGTCCAGGACCTCCTTTCCTCTAATGTCTCAAAGGCTCGTCAGGCCCATACTGGTTGAGCTTTCGGCAGAAGAGACGGAACGGCTGGAAGACAGATGTGAAACCCTGAAGGTTCTGGGCTACGATGTGGATAAACTGGATATGTCGGCAGCCATGATCAGATCCGTCCCTGCAATTTTGCCGCCCTGTCGCCACGATGCCGTCGTTAAAGACCTCATAAAGACCCTTGATCACGGGTTGGGAATAAGTGAACTTGTTGACCTTTTCGTTAAGACCGTGGCATGCCATAATGCCATTCGCGGGGCGGCATATCTTCGGGAGGAAGAAATTAAATGGCTCCTCACAGAGATGGACAGAGAGATGGAAGTGCTTACCTGCCCTCACGGTCGGCCGACCTGGATCAGACTGACCAGACAGGAAGTCGATCGCCTCTTTAAAAGAACCTGA
- the cydB gene encoding cytochrome d ubiquinol oxidase subunit II has protein sequence MLNTIWFLLWGLIWAVYFVLDGFDLGLGTLHPVIARNEKDKKTVYHAMGPFWNGNEVWLITAGGVTFAAFPTAYAVLFSSFYAPLMMILFALIIRGISLEFREHSHDRGWKKIWDFGTWIGSAIPAILFGVAFANIFQGIPIDGEGRFHGTLLTLLNPYGLLGGILFCLLFSYHGLLWLLAKVNEGELRERTLRMARTLWVPLVLSIVAFLIATWFKTDLYRNYLENPIFYSVPAVIIPAAVVGGLVASRYYLGKPKRWLPWICSAVMIIGTTFFGILGLYPNLLPSSIDPRFSLTAFNASSSPLTLKIMLTVVLIFVPIVIAYQLWTYRLFAYPITDDEMAKSELY, from the coding sequence ATGCTTAACACGATATGGTTTCTTCTCTGGGGATTGATCTGGGCCGTCTACTTTGTTCTTGACGGCTTTGACCTGGGGCTGGGAACTCTTCATCCGGTAATTGCCCGAAACGAAAAGGATAAGAAGACGGTCTATCACGCCATGGGGCCTTTCTGGAACGGTAACGAAGTTTGGCTCATAACGGCCGGAGGAGTTACCTTTGCGGCCTTCCCCACTGCCTATGCCGTTCTGTTCAGCAGCTTTTACGCCCCCCTGATGATGATCCTGTTTGCCCTCATCATAAGAGGCATAAGCCTTGAGTTTCGGGAGCACTCTCATGACAGGGGCTGGAAGAAAATATGGGACTTCGGCACATGGATAGGAAGCGCGATTCCTGCAATTCTGTTCGGAGTGGCCTTTGCCAACATATTTCAGGGTATACCTATTGACGGAGAAGGCCGCTTTCACGGAACTCTTTTAACCCTTCTCAATCCTTACGGGTTGCTGGGCGGGATTCTTTTCTGTTTGCTCTTTTCCTATCACGGACTTTTATGGCTCCTGGCAAAAGTGAACGAAGGTGAGCTAAGGGAAAGAACCCTTCGGATGGCCAGGACTCTCTGGGTTCCTCTGGTTCTGTCAATTGTGGCCTTTTTGATTGCCACATGGTTCAAGACCGATCTTTATCGGAATTACCTGGAGAATCCCATTTTCTACTCCGTTCCGGCGGTCATTATTCCCGCCGCGGTTGTAGGCGGCCTTGTAGCATCGCGATACTACCTTGGAAAACCGAAGAGATGGCTACCCTGGATATGTTCGGCGGTGATGATAATCGGCACAACCTTTTTCGGAATACTCGGACTCTATCCCAACCTGCTTCCATCGAGCATCGATCCCAGGTTCAGCCTCACGGCCTTCAACGCATCCTCAAGCCCTTTAACCCTCAAAATCATGCTGACCGTCGTTCTGATCTTCGTGCCAATCGTTATTGCCTATCAGCTATGGACCTATCGGCTTTTTGCTTATCCGATAACGGATGACGAAATGGCCAAAAGCGAGCTGTATTGA
- the miaA gene encoding tRNA (adenosine(37)-N6)-dimethylallyltransferase MiaA: protein MKIKTLKEERNKPLIIIFAGPTAVGKTALTLRLAREYGLEIVNADSMQVYRFMDIGTAKPSKMERLIVPHHLLDVVDPDEHFDAGIFRELADGVIREIWSRGGVPLVVGGTGLYLRVLTRGICKGIPGNPEVQKRLKMECEKVGIGVMYRRLQDVDPDTACRVHPNDRQRILRALEVFETTGLPISVFQKKHRFSESPYRALKIFLFRDRHELYGRIDRRVLDMIKNGLVDEVERLLEMGYGPDLKPMQAIGYRQMVEYLRGEKGLEEAVREIQKETRHYAKRQFTWFRKEPGYEWVHADDVDTLRHKIDSVFEEEFFSE, encoded by the coding sequence ATGAAGATAAAAACCTTGAAAGAAGAACGAAACAAACCCCTCATCATAATATTTGCGGGTCCGACGGCGGTGGGTAAAACCGCACTTACCCTGCGCCTTGCCCGGGAATACGGCCTGGAAATTGTCAATGCCGACTCCATGCAGGTTTACAGATTCATGGACATTGGGACGGCAAAACCGTCAAAAATGGAAAGACTGATAGTCCCCCACCATCTATTGGATGTGGTTGACCCCGATGAGCATTTCGATGCCGGTATCTTTCGGGAGCTCGCCGACGGAGTCATTCGAGAGATCTGGAGTCGAGGAGGGGTGCCACTGGTGGTGGGAGGTACGGGCCTGTACTTAAGAGTTCTCACAAGGGGAATATGTAAGGGGATCCCGGGCAATCCGGAGGTTCAGAAGAGATTGAAGATGGAGTGTGAAAAGGTCGGAATTGGCGTGATGTACAGAAGGTTGCAGGATGTGGATCCTGATACGGCCTGTAGGGTTCACCCAAACGACAGGCAACGGATTCTAAGAGCCCTCGAAGTGTTTGAAACCACGGGTCTTCCCATATCGGTCTTTCAAAAAAAGCATCGCTTCTCGGAGTCCCCTTACAGAGCCCTGAAAATCTTTCTGTTTCGGGACAGGCATGAACTTTACGGGCGGATCGACCGGCGAGTTCTCGACATGATAAAAAATGGATTGGTCGATGAGGTGGAAAGGCTTCTGGAGATGGGATATGGCCCTGATCTGAAACCCATGCAGGCTATAGGCTATCGCCAGATGGTTGAATATCTCCGCGGGGAGAAGGGTCTTGAGGAAGCCGTAAGGGAAATACAGAAGGAAACCAGGCATTATGCCAAACGCCAGTTCACATGGTTCCGGAAAGAACCGGGTTATGAGTGGGTTCATGCCGATGATGTTGACACACTGAGGCATAAAATCGATAGTGTTTTTGAAGAGGAGTTTTTTTCGGAATAA
- a CDS encoding universal stress protein, which produces MIKVLVGVDTSPESRVALRYVCHLLEHCDAQVEAIYVKPDVTFYLQHDFEVPFIKKKSLEEKVEEEAEEVEKQILNVCEVCLAGKVPCEPKIVTGDAAEEILAEAQRGDYDLIVLGSHGHSALRGLLLGNVHNKILHHARRPVLIVREMRNIHRVLVAYRGTSCDQKALEFIAPMLERKKPQITVFHVREKALGETEEFAQKCVMEGRSSLEKFGHAPVTKVVEGDFVDETIKEIMNEDYDLVVLGAYGHNRPKYLQIISDEALTLVKRTMRPVLVFRDKEEHRK; this is translated from the coding sequence ATGATAAAGGTACTCGTAGGTGTGGATACAAGCCCGGAATCAAGGGTAGCCTTGAGATATGTCTGCCATCTCCTCGAGCACTGCGATGCTCAGGTAGAGGCCATATACGTAAAACCCGACGTTACCTTTTATCTACAGCATGATTTTGAAGTACCCTTTATCAAGAAGAAGAGCCTGGAGGAAAAGGTCGAGGAAGAGGCAGAAGAAGTCGAGAAGCAGATTTTGAATGTCTGTGAGGTGTGCCTTGCGGGTAAGGTTCCCTGTGAGCCAAAGATTGTCACTGGAGATGCCGCCGAGGAGATCTTGGCGGAGGCTCAGAGAGGAGACTACGATCTTATCGTATTGGGTTCACACGGACATTCGGCTCTCAGAGGGCTACTTCTCGGTAATGTGCACAATAAGATCCTGCATCACGCCAGACGCCCTGTTCTCATCGTGAGAGAAATGCGCAACATACATCGAGTTCTCGTTGCTTACAGGGGAACATCCTGCGATCAGAAAGCCCTTGAGTTCATAGCACCTATGCTTGAGCGAAAAAAGCCTCAGATCACCGTTTTTCACGTCAGGGAAAAGGCTTTGGGAGAGACGGAAGAGTTCGCCCAGAAGTGTGTTATGGAAGGTCGATCGAGTTTGGAAAAATTCGGTCATGCTCCGGTCACCAAGGTCGTGGAAGGCGATTTCGTAGATGAGACGATAAAGGAAATAATGAACGAAGACTACGATCTCGTGGTCCTGGGAGCTTATGGTCATAACAGGCCTAAGTATCTTCAGATCATAAGCGACGAGGCTTTGACTCTGGTGAAACGAACAATGCGCCCCGTCCTGGTCTTCAGGGACAAGGAAGAGCATCGTAAATGA
- a CDS encoding DUF1634 domain-containing protein gives MEDLKAKAKARPEQILYADLLFYGCWLGIAIMLVTYFIYLTGILEPYVPMDRISEYWSNNVHHYVEQAKIPVGWGWVRLLNKGDFLNFIGIALLALMTIVGFITLIPAYVKQKDWPFVMIVIAEVIVLSVAASGVLGTGGH, from the coding sequence ATGGAAGATTTGAAAGCGAAAGCCAAGGCAAGACCTGAGCAGATTCTTTATGCCGACCTTCTTTTCTACGGTTGCTGGCTCGGTATTGCCATTATGCTTGTTACTTATTTTATATATCTTACCGGAATTCTGGAACCCTATGTTCCTATGGACCGTATTAGTGAATACTGGTCCAACAACGTCCATCACTACGTGGAACAGGCCAAGATCCCTGTAGGCTGGGGATGGGTAAGATTGCTGAACAAAGGAGACTTCCTCAATTTTATCGGCATAGCCCTTCTTGCCTTGATGACCATAGTCGGATTTATCACCCTGATACCTGCCTACGTAAAACAGAAGGACTGGCCCTTCGTCATGATCGTAATTGCGGAAGTGATTGTTCTTTCGGTTGCGGCATCAGGGGTATTGGGCACAGGAGGCCATTAA